A single Plasmodium knowlesi strain H genome assembly, chromosome: 13 DNA region contains:
- a CDS encoding glutathione reductase, putative, translating into MRQLSYFHFLLFFALLNRSIKLTRSFSFYHNLEHSSAPTYLKKKPNMVYDLIVIGGGSGGMAAARRAARNKAKVALVEKSYLGGTCVNVGCVPKKIMFNAASIHDILENSRHYGFDTQFSFNLPLLVERRDKYIRRLNDIYRQNLKKDNVEYFEGKASLLSENKVLIKKVKQQGHHYDDQEDDEEHYYEEDDEGDDEGQVIEGKNILIAVGNKPIFPNVKGIENTISSDDFFKIKEAKRIGIVGSGYIAVELINVVKRLGMESYIFARGNRLLRKFDETIINELENDMKKNNINIITHANVEEIEKVKEKNLTIYLSDGRKYEHFDYVIYCVGRSPNTEDLNLQALNIKTEKNYIIVDDNQRTNVKHIYAVGDCCMVKKKQEIEDLNLLKLYNEEVYLKKKENTSGDQYYNVQLTPVAINAGRLLADRLFLKRSRITNYKLIPSVIFSHPPIGTIGYSEQEAIDIYGKENVKIYESRFTNLFFSVYDMDPAQKEKTYLKLVCVGKEELIKGLHIVGLNADEIVQGFAVALKMNATKKDFDETIPIHPTAAEEFVTMHPWMK; encoded by the exons ATGCGCCAACTCAGttattttcactttcttttgtttttcgcCCTTTTGAACCGGTCGATAAAATTAACAAGGAGCTTCAGCTTCTACCACAACTTGGAGCACTCGAGCGCCCCCACGTACCTGAAGAAGAAACCCAACATGGTTTACGACCTCATAGTCATTGGAGGCGGAAGTGGTGGCATGGCCGCGGCTAGGCGAGCAGCCAG GAACAAGGCGAAAGTTGCGCTCGTGGAAAAATCCTACTTGGGAGGCACCTGCGTGAATGTGGGCTGCGTGCCAAAGAAG ATAATGTTTAATGCTGCGTCCATTCACGACATCCTAGAAAATTCGAGGCACTACGGATTCGATACACAGTTCTCCTTCAACCTGCCGCTCTTGGTGGAAAGGAGAGACAAGTACATACGCAGGTTGAACGATATATATCGgcaaaatttgaagaaggacAACGTGGAGTATTTTGAAGGCAAGGCCAGTCTGTTAAGCGAAAATAAagttttaataaaaaaggtaaaacaaCAAGGCCATCATTATGATGATCAggaggatgatgaagaacattattatgaagaagatgatgaggGTGATGATGAGGGTCAAGTGATCGAAGGGAAGAATATTCTCATAGCAGTAGGTAATAAACCAATCTTCCCAAATgtgaaaggaatagaaaataCTATTTCAAgtgatgatttttttaaaataaaggaagCCAAAAGAATAGGAATCGTAGGTAGCGGTTACATAGCAGTGGAACTCATTAACGTTGTTAAAAGGTTAGGAATGGAGtcgtacatttttgcaaGAGGAAATAGACTCCTCCGAAAATTTGATGAAACAATTATTAACGAATTAGAAAAcgatatgaaaaaaaacaacatcaaTATTATTACCCATGCTAATGTagaagaaattgaaaaagtgaaagaaaaaaatttaaccaTTTATTTATCAGATGgtagaaaatatgaacactTCGATTATGTGATTTACTGTGTTGGTAGATCTCCAAATACAGAGGATCTAAATTTACAGGCACTCAATATaaagacagaaaaaaattatattattgtAGATGATAATCAAAGGACAAATGTCAAACATATTTATGCTGTGGGCGATTGTTGTAtggtgaaaaagaaacaagaaATTGAAGATTTGAATTTATTGAAACTTTACAATGAAGAAGTATActtaaagaagaaggagaacaCCTCTGGCGATCAATATTATAATGTGCAGTTAACCCCAGTGGCTATTAATGCAGGAAGGTTGCTAGCCGATAGACTGTTCCTTAAGAGATCCAGAATAACCAATTATAAGTTGATACCTTCTGTTATCTTTTCTCATCCCCCAATTGGAACTATCGGATATTCAGAACAAGAAGCTATTGATATATATGGTAAGGAGAATGTGAAAATTTACGAATCCAGATTTACAAACTTGTTTTTCTCTGTTTATGATATGGACCCTgcacagaaggagaaaacttACCTCAAGTTGGTTTGCGTTGGTAAGGAGGAGTTAATTAAGGGCCTTCATATTGTCGGACTCAATGCAGACGAAATTGTACAAGGATTTGCTGTTGCCTTGAAGATGAATGCCACGAAGAAAGATTTCGACGAGACCATACCTATACACCCCACAGCTGCAGAGGAGTTCGTCACCATGCATCCCTGGATGAAGTGA
- a CDS encoding eukaryotic translation initiation factor 3 subunit H, putative, giving the protein MKYVPPHMRAQTEAKEKKEAEAEKLEQLKEKIENAQEEKDIDSDSSTEGDDFEIVLNSVVISQIAKNKDLRGELLGYYIKNGEEKKKKKKKKKGKTGNNEEGEDGTGNKRKNDDEDNDDDEDDYDDDDDEEDDDDGKKRKDTAKDRKKNKKNDPKKLNVVEVNQSFCVCNIEDICIDKISKITNKYQLAKQRQTELLNNLALYFNKNKYEEEGEKYISDVNTYYDDYVNIMAELNFDTTPFGFYINICDIKKKDVLATLLLCSLINKNSFVLCFSEKYGKLIFSAYKIDVDVVFEIRNQIKNGTFNQFNDILNVELKKKELNSKTILQKIPIRIKNSILNSLFLKVLKNKNKNFVSSMDYLNTQEVDSLESYIHDTCKSLELLKTEQDKMIKYKKDVFKQLQTQKIYQEKKKLEKEKNKIEHENQETNEEDINMQNIFKNIPQPSLLFPYVLTMSNNLLNDNINNLCSHAIAKSYLYYKNAKP; this is encoded by the coding sequence ATGAAGTACGTACCCCCCCACATGAGGGCCCAAACGGAGgccaaggagaagaaggaagcagAAGCGGAGAAGCTGGAACagttaaaggagaaaatcgaAAACgcacaggaagaaaaagacatTGACAGTGATAGCTCGACAGAAGGAGATGACTTTGAAATTGTGCTAAACAGTGTGGTCATCAGTCAGATAGCCAAAAACAAAGATCTGAGAGGAGAGTTGCTAGGatattacataaaaaatggtgaagaaaaaaaaaaaaaaaaaaaaaaaaaaaagggtaaaacTGGAAATaacgaagaaggagaagatggAACGGgtaataaaaggaaaaatgacgACGAAGAcaatgacgatgatgaggacgattacgatgatgatgatgatgaggaggatgacgacgatggtaaaaaaagaaaagatacaGCAAaggacaggaaaaaaaataaaaaaaacgatcccaaaaaattaaacgtTGTAGAAGTTAATCAATCATTTTGTGTGTGCAACATTGAAGATATATGCATAGACAAAATCTCCAAAATCACAAACAAGTATCAGCTTGCAAAACAAAGACAAACCGAATTGCTAAATAATTTAGCcctatattttaataaaaataaatatgaagaagagggagaaaaatatataagtgATGTAAACACATATTATGATGATTATGTTAATATTATGGCAGAATTAAATTTCGATACAACGCCCTTTGGATTTTACATCAACATTTGCGATatcaaaaagaaagatgTGTTGGCCACACTCTTGTTGTGTTCCCTAATTAACAAAAACTCCTTTGTCCTTTGCTTTagtgaaaaatatggaaaattaATCTTCTCTGCATATAAAATAGATGTCGATGTGGTTTTTGAAATAAGgaatcaaataaaaaatggcacattTAATCAGTTTAATGATATTTTGAATGTTGagttgaagaagaaggaactgAACAGTAAAACCATTTTGCAGAAAATACCCATTCGCATAAAAAATTCGATTttaaattccctttttttaaaggtacttaaaaataaaaacaagaATTTTGTTTCCTCTATGGATTACTTAAATACACAGGAAGTGGATTCTCTGGAGAGCTACATCCACGATACGTGCAAATCTCTTGAGTTGCTAAAAACGGAACAAgacaaaatgataaaatataAGAAGGACGTCTTCAAGCAACTGCAGacacaaaaaatttaccaagaaaagaaaaaacttgaaaaagagaaaaataaaattgagcATGAAAATCAAGAAACAAACGAAGAAGATATTAACATgcagaatatttttaaaaatatcccACAGCCCTCCTTACTTTTCCCCTACGTCTTAACCATGAGCAATAATTTGCTAAATGATAACATCAACAATTTGTGCAGCCATGCCATTGCCAAGTCGTACTTATACTACAAGAATGCCAAACCGTAA